The Oscillatoria sp. FACHB-1407 genome includes a region encoding these proteins:
- a CDS encoding RNA methyltransferase: MAETGLSQVRIVLVEPAGALNVGAIARVMKNMGLQRLVLVNPQCDPLGAEARQMAVHAADVLESATRVATLPEALMGVQRAIATTGRDRTTLDITLEHPRTALPWLLPLNSEDELASALIFGREDRGLTNEELNYAQRFIRIPSSADYLSLNLAQAVAICCYELHCFINADPSDLTGSIGRTPPTTWVPHPTHDPNLATLDCLEGYYQQLETLLLKIGYLYPHTAASRMEKFRRLFNRAYLSDGEVAMLRGILSQVEWAIEQGSRE, encoded by the coding sequence ATGGCAGAGACAGGGTTAAGCCAGGTGCGAATTGTGCTGGTGGAGCCAGCAGGGGCACTGAATGTGGGTGCGATCGCCCGTGTGATGAAAAACATGGGGTTACAACGGTTGGTGTTGGTTAATCCACAATGTGACCCGTTGGGGGCAGAGGCGCGACAAATGGCAGTCCATGCGGCAGATGTTTTGGAGTCAGCTACACGAGTCGCAACTCTACCAGAGGCGTTAATGGGGGTGCAGCGAGCGATCGCCACAACAGGACGCGATCGCACCACTCTAGACATTACCCTGGAGCATCCCAGAACTGCACTGCCCTGGTTATTACCCCTTAATTCAGAGGATGAATTAGCCTCTGCGCTGATTTTTGGACGCGAAGACCGGGGATTAACCAATGAAGAACTCAACTACGCGCAACGATTCATTCGCATTCCCAGCAGTGCGGACTATTTATCCCTCAATCTGGCACAGGCAGTTGCGATTTGCTGTTACGAACTCCACTGTTTTATCAACGCAGATCCCTCAGACTTAACAGGTTCAATAGGACGGACTCCGCCAACTACTTGGGTTCCTCACCCAACACACGACCCAAATTTAGCAACCCTCGACTGTTTGGAAGGCTACTATCAGCAATTGGAGACATTACTGCTGAAGATCGGCTACCTCTATCCTCACACTGCTGCTAGCCGTATGGAAAAGTTTCGCCGTTTGTTTAACCGAGCCTATCTATCGGATGGCGAAGTTGCGATGTTACGGGGAATTCTGAGTCAAGTGGAATGGGCGATCGAGCAGGGGAGTAGGGAGTAG
- a CDS encoding serine hydrolase → MLEPNKPSKFMRRRLVRQKSARSVPPTPMRPPEGRPLLPPPGTSPEMRQPGYPPQPVPLSPAQRRVSRQVRRNPSVPEDNNRFNLRHLLNDRPNPTGRSQQRRKDGKTPPRSRADATPGQVSYSISPIHPGARSQSNSIAPIPGASRHTRSKLTPLRRPGEGATPGQVRVLNPYPVAPPVPTGVQRSQRRPRRKPSAVLYVTRLLILGIGVGAIAGTMLSVWDPASRERPNSQPAAGLPLNGAENASVSVTSRDLTPGAISPLPVSLKLGQPIAPLTTSIQTLTAQYPGLSPGVFIVDLDTGAYLDLNGGTIFSAASTIKVPILVAFLQDVDAGKVRLDEMLTMQQADITVGSGDMQDQPVGTQYSALETAIKMITISDNTATNMLITRLGGAEALNQRFRSWGLTNTQIRNPLADLEGMNTTTPKDLTGLLAMVTQGDLLSLRSRDRLFDIMQATVANSLLPSGLDQGATIAHKTGTIDTMVGDTGIVDMPNGKRFIITVIVQRPVDDERASELIRQISREVYQHFNNAQNPQLGSPLPTQVSLPGSGPASTRVSSEDNQYPTGHSLPVPNQSPNSPLPIGSPYPNMGIPTTPTRGSQ, encoded by the coding sequence ATGCTGGAGCCTAACAAGCCATCAAAATTCATGCGTCGGCGGTTGGTTCGTCAAAAGTCTGCTCGCTCTGTACCGCCAACCCCAATGCGACCGCCGGAGGGACGACCTCTATTGCCACCTCCCGGCACTTCACCGGAGATGAGACAACCTGGCTATCCGCCTCAGCCTGTGCCTTTGAGCCCGGCACAGCGGCGGGTTTCACGCCAGGTCAGACGTAACCCCTCAGTGCCGGAGGACAATAATCGCTTTAACCTGCGGCATCTACTGAATGATCGTCCTAACCCCACTGGGAGATCACAGCAACGACGCAAAGATGGGAAGACCCCACCGCGATCGCGTGCAGATGCCACTCCAGGACAAGTCTCCTATTCTATTTCGCCCATCCACCCTGGTGCCCGATCTCAGTCCAATTCCATTGCACCCATTCCCGGAGCGTCGCGGCACACTCGCTCTAAGCTGACTCCTCTTCGTCGTCCAGGAGAGGGGGCTACTCCAGGGCAAGTGCGTGTCCTTAATCCCTATCCGGTGGCTCCTCCGGTTCCTACTGGGGTGCAGCGATCGCAACGTCGTCCTCGTCGCAAGCCTTCTGCGGTGCTCTATGTGACACGACTCCTGATTTTGGGTATCGGTGTGGGGGCGATCGCCGGAACCATGTTGTCCGTTTGGGATCCGGCTAGCCGTGAACGTCCCAATTCACAACCAGCAGCAGGATTGCCTCTGAATGGGGCAGAAAATGCCTCTGTCTCAGTTACGAGCCGAGATTTGACCCCAGGCGCAATTTCACCGCTACCCGTTTCCCTGAAGCTGGGTCAACCGATTGCTCCACTCACCACCAGCATCCAAACCCTCACAGCGCAATATCCGGGGTTAAGTCCTGGTGTATTCATCGTGGATTTGGATACAGGGGCTTACCTTGACCTCAATGGAGGAACGATCTTCTCCGCTGCCAGCACAATCAAAGTGCCGATCTTAGTGGCATTTCTACAAGACGTAGATGCGGGTAAAGTTCGGCTCGATGAGATGCTGACCATGCAGCAGGCTGACATTACGGTTGGCTCAGGTGATATGCAAGATCAGCCGGTGGGCACTCAATACAGTGCTTTAGAAACGGCGATCAAAATGATCACCATCAGCGACAATACTGCCACCAATATGCTGATCACCCGCCTGGGTGGGGCAGAGGCACTCAACCAGCGATTTCGCTCATGGGGCTTGACGAATACACAGATTCGTAACCCTCTAGCGGATTTGGAAGGTATGAACACCACAACCCCTAAAGATCTAACCGGGTTGCTGGCGATGGTAACTCAAGGCGATTTGTTGTCGTTGCGATCGCGCGATCGCCTCTTTGACATCATGCAAGCCACTGTAGCCAACTCCCTACTTCCCAGTGGGTTAGATCAAGGAGCTACGATCGCCCACAAAACGGGCACCATCGACACTATGGTGGGGGATACTGGCATTGTTGATATGCCCAACGGCAAACGCTTTATCATTACAGTGATTGTGCAACGTCCCGTAGATGATGAGCGTGCCTCGGAGCTGATTCGTCAGATCTCTAGAGAGGTTTATCAACACTTTAACAACGCTCAAAATCCCCAACTGGGTAGCCCTCTGCCAACGCAGGTATCACTCCCCGGTTCAGGGCCAGCTTCAACTCGTGTATCCTCAGAAGACAACCAGTACCCAACTGGTCATTCCTTACCAGTGCCCAATCAATCTCCCAATTCCCCTCTGCCAATCGGTAGCCCCTATCCAAATATGGGCATTCCAACCACTCCTACGAGGGGTAGCCAGTAG
- a CDS encoding homocysteine biosynthesis protein has protein sequence MKTIAEINEKIQAHRAVVWTVEELKARVQEIGVTQAAQKVDVITTGTFEPMESSGAIINLGHTDPPIKIRQCWLDGVPAYSGFGAVDLYLGATQVADYGAAGESVDADESALRNPIRERGGGHVIADLIAGKPVRLRAIGQVTDCYPRASVETTITRDTINQFYLFNPRNLYQNFIVGVNGGDRPLFTYLGPLQPRLGNAVYSNPGAISPLWNDPDLQVIGIGTRIFLGGGVGYIAWEGTQHFPLQKRLPNRTPIGPAATLALIGDAKQMTPQWVKGCHFKSYGPSIMLGVGVPLPVLNEEVIQHCAVQDADLVAPVVDFSIPRRVRPTFGLVSYAQLKTGRITIDGKSVRVAPLASIFLSRQIAEELKQWISNGEFTLTEPIAPIPTDRAFLSQDRWGAQISLD, from the coding sequence ATGAAAACAATTGCAGAGATTAACGAAAAAATTCAAGCCCACCGTGCAGTTGTCTGGACAGTCGAAGAGTTAAAAGCCAGAGTTCAAGAAATTGGCGTAACGCAAGCAGCACAGAAGGTTGATGTGATCACAACAGGCACATTTGAGCCGATGGAATCTTCTGGAGCGATTATCAACCTGGGGCATACTGACCCTCCTATCAAGATTCGGCAGTGTTGGCTGGATGGAGTGCCTGCCTACTCTGGTTTTGGGGCAGTAGATTTATACCTGGGAGCGACTCAAGTGGCTGACTATGGAGCCGCCGGAGAGAGCGTTGATGCGGATGAGTCTGCCCTGCGGAACCCCATCCGAGAGCGGGGCGGTGGGCACGTAATCGCTGATTTGATCGCGGGAAAGCCAGTACGACTGAGAGCGATCGGGCAAGTGACAGACTGCTATCCGCGTGCGTCAGTGGAGACGACGATCACCCGTGACACGATCAACCAGTTTTATCTGTTCAACCCTCGAAATCTCTATCAAAACTTCATTGTGGGGGTTAATGGGGGCGATCGCCCTCTCTTCACCTATTTAGGACCGCTCCAACCCCGACTCGGTAATGCCGTCTACTCTAATCCTGGGGCTATTTCACCCCTGTGGAATGATCCAGACTTACAGGTGATTGGCATTGGCACTCGTATCTTTTTGGGTGGGGGTGTCGGTTACATTGCCTGGGAGGGAACGCAACACTTCCCGTTACAAAAACGACTGCCCAATCGTACCCCGATTGGACCTGCTGCCACACTGGCATTAATCGGTGATGCGAAACAAATGACCCCCCAGTGGGTTAAGGGATGTCACTTTAAGAGCTATGGTCCCTCTATTATGTTGGGTGTTGGAGTGCCACTGCCTGTGCTGAATGAGGAGGTAATTCAGCATTGTGCGGTTCAGGATGCCGATTTAGTAGCTCCTGTCGTTGATTTTTCGATTCCCCGGCGAGTGCGTCCCACCTTTGGGTTAGTCAGCTATGCCCAACTTAAAACTGGGCGTATCACCATCGATGGTAAGTCGGTGCGGGTTGCGCCCCTCGCCAGCATTTTTCTATCTCGCCAAATTGCCGAAGAATTGAAGCAATGGATCAGCAACGGGGAATTTACCCTGACTGAACCAATCGCTCCAATTCCGACAGACCGAGCCTTTTTATCCCAAGACCGTTGGGGTGCCCAGATTAGTCTGGATTAG
- a CDS encoding response regulator: MAYTSIKLGISGDAQVETPPTKGLDSEQPKILVVDDHPSSRMTAVALLSIEGYDVLEADSGSTALECILESNPDLILLDVMMSGMDGYEVCRRLKQDEQTRLIPIVFVTALNDRRARLRGIEVGGDDFLSKPFDQLELSARVRSLVRQKRLNEDLDHAGQVLFSIARAVESRDPNTGDHCERLVLLGKAFGEFLNLSRAEVRDLMWGGYLHDIGKVGIPDQVLLKTGKLTAEEWEIMRQHVLIGEKICQPLRTMRGVVPIIRHHHERWDGSGYPDGLVGNQIPYLAQIFQLIDIYDALTSERPYKRAFSPEESLQLMAEETAKGWRSPELMKLFVEFIGARAAAA, encoded by the coding sequence ATGGCTTACACATCAATCAAGTTAGGTATCTCTGGAGACGCTCAAGTGGAAACCCCTCCTACGAAAGGTCTCGACTCTGAACAGCCTAAAATTCTAGTTGTTGATGATCATCCCTCTAGCCGTATGACAGCCGTCGCACTGTTGTCGATTGAGGGATATGACGTCTTAGAAGCAGATAGCGGTTCTACTGCTCTGGAGTGCATTTTAGAGTCTAACCCTGATTTGATATTGCTGGATGTCATGATGTCGGGGATGGATGGTTACGAAGTCTGCCGTCGCCTCAAACAGGATGAACAAACACGTCTGATTCCGATTGTCTTTGTCACTGCGTTAAACGATCGCCGTGCTCGCCTCCGGGGAATTGAGGTTGGTGGCGATGACTTCCTCTCCAAACCCTTTGACCAGCTTGAGCTATCTGCACGGGTGCGATCGCTTGTGCGTCAAAAACGCCTCAACGAAGACCTCGACCATGCAGGTCAAGTCCTGTTTTCGATCGCTCGTGCTGTTGAGAGCCGTGACCCTAATACAGGGGATCATTGTGAGCGGCTGGTTCTATTAGGAAAAGCCTTTGGAGAGTTTCTCAACCTGTCCCGCGCTGAGGTGCGAGATTTGATGTGGGGCGGCTATCTGCACGATATTGGTAAGGTGGGCATTCCCGATCAGGTGTTACTCAAAACGGGTAAACTCACCGCTGAAGAGTGGGAGATCATGCGCCAACATGTTCTGATTGGCGAGAAAATTTGCCAGCCGTTGCGGACGATGCGCGGAGTTGTGCCCATCATTCGCCATCATCACGAGCGGTGGGATGGGTCTGGTTATCCTGATGGTCTGGTTGGCAATCAAATTCCCTACTTGGCTCAAATCTTTCAACTGATTGATATCTACGACGCCTTGACGAGCGAACGCCCTTATAAGCGTGCTTTCTCACCGGAGGAGTCGTTGCAACTGATGGCAGAAGAAACTGCGAAAGGATGGCGCAGCCCTGAGCTGATGAAATTGTTTGTTGAGTTTATTGGAGCACGAGCTGCCGCTGCCTGA
- a CDS encoding SRPBCC family protein, whose amino-acid sequence MSDWLEHSVQVEVETPIDVVWNLWSDLEQMPRWMKWIDSVKVLEDNPELSRWKLATGGLEFSWLSRILKVVPHQIIQWESVDGLPNRGAIRFYDRGSSSIVKLSVSYAIPGFLGKLMDNLFLGRVVESTIQADLERFREYALKAYTPQ is encoded by the coding sequence ATGTCTGACTGGTTAGAACACAGTGTGCAAGTCGAAGTTGAAACACCCATCGATGTGGTGTGGAATTTGTGGTCTGACCTGGAGCAGATGCCCCGCTGGATGAAGTGGATCGACTCCGTGAAAGTATTGGAAGACAACCCAGAGCTATCCCGGTGGAAACTGGCAACGGGCGGGTTGGAGTTTAGTTGGCTCTCCCGCATTTTGAAGGTAGTGCCCCACCAGATCATTCAATGGGAATCGGTGGATGGTCTGCCCAATCGAGGTGCCATTCGCTTCTATGACCGGGGATCCAGCAGCATTGTGAAGCTATCAGTCTCCTATGCGATTCCGGGCTTTCTGGGTAAGTTGATGGACAACTTGTTCCTGGGGCGGGTGGTGGAGTCCACGATTCAAGCGGATCTGGAGCGGTTTCGAGAATATGCGTTGAAAGCCTATACCCCTCAATAG
- the glmU gene encoding bifunctional UDP-N-acetylglucosamine diphosphorylase/glucosamine-1-phosphate N-acetyltransferase GlmU — MVAVAILAAGRGTRMKSHLPKVLHSLGGRSLVERVLQSLSKINPTRQLVIVGYNSELVKNSLAHYPGLEFVEQTEQLGTGHAVQQVIPYLQDFEGDLLVLNGDVPLLRPETLELLLKTHQKEQNAATILTAHLPDAKGYGRVFCNGNNIVTQIVEDRDCSPAQKQNRRINAGVYCFQWSRLAQVLPQLTSSNDQKEYYLTDAVNYLKPVMAVDVEDYEEILGINDRKQLAAAYDILQTRVKEDWMRAGVTLIDPDSITIDDTVQLEPDVVIEPQTHLRGKTSIQTGSRIGPGSLIENSSIGESVTILYSVVSDSVVQANTRIGPYAHLRGHAQVGNNCRIGNFVELKNSTLGDRTGVAHLSYLGDATLGEKVNVGAGTITANYDGVRKHRTIIGDRTKTGSNSVLVAPITIGSDVTIAAGSTVTEDVGDDALVIARSRQVVKPGWRLKSASDAENKA; from the coding sequence ATGGTAGCGGTAGCAATTTTGGCGGCTGGACGTGGGACACGCATGAAATCTCACCTTCCGAAAGTATTGCATTCCCTGGGCGGGCGATCGCTGGTTGAGCGAGTTCTGCAAAGCCTCTCTAAAATTAATCCGACCCGACAACTCGTGATCGTGGGATATAACAGTGAGTTGGTGAAAAACTCACTGGCACATTATCCGGGGTTAGAGTTTGTTGAGCAGACTGAACAACTCGGCACAGGACACGCCGTTCAGCAGGTCATCCCCTATCTACAAGACTTTGAGGGTGATTTGCTGGTGTTGAATGGGGATGTCCCTCTTCTGCGCCCAGAGACGCTGGAGCTGTTGCTGAAAACCCATCAGAAAGAACAAAATGCCGCTACGATTTTGACGGCTCATCTGCCCGATGCTAAAGGATATGGTCGGGTCTTTTGCAACGGCAATAACATCGTGACTCAAATTGTCGAGGATCGCGATTGCAGCCCTGCTCAAAAGCAAAACCGTCGCATTAATGCAGGGGTCTATTGCTTTCAATGGTCACGGCTGGCGCAAGTGCTGCCTCAACTGACCTCCAGCAATGACCAGAAAGAATACTATCTGACTGATGCGGTTAACTATCTCAAGCCCGTCATGGCGGTGGATGTTGAGGATTACGAGGAGATTCTAGGGATTAACGATCGCAAACAGTTGGCAGCGGCTTATGACATTCTGCAAACTCGCGTTAAAGAAGATTGGATGAGGGCAGGAGTGACCCTGATTGATCCAGACAGCATCACTATCGACGACACCGTGCAACTGGAACCCGATGTGGTCATTGAGCCGCAAACTCATCTGCGGGGCAAGACCTCGATTCAAACGGGGAGCCGTATTGGTCCTGGTAGCCTGATTGAAAACAGTTCCATTGGCGAGAGTGTGACCATTTTGTATTCAGTGGTCAGCGACAGTGTTGTGCAGGCAAATACTCGGATTGGTCCCTATGCTCACTTAAGAGGGCACGCACAGGTGGGCAATAACTGTCGCATCGGCAATTTCGTTGAGCTAAAAAACTCTACTTTGGGCGATCGCACAGGAGTCGCGCACCTGTCTTATCTTGGCGATGCCACGCTGGGTGAAAAGGTAAATGTCGGTGCAGGCACCATTACAGCTAACTATGACGGGGTCAGAAAACACCGCACGATCATCGGCGATCGCACAAAAACCGGGTCGAACAGTGTTTTAGTGGCTCCGATTACTATTGGCTCAGATGTGACGATCGCCGCTGGTTCAACGGTTACGGAAGACGTCGGTGATGATGCGTTGGTCATTGCGCGATCGCGCCAAGTGGTGAAACCCGGTTGGCGGTTGAAGTCAGCCTCGGATGCAGAGAACAAAGCGTAA
- the rbsK gene encoding ribokinase, translated as MPIIVFGSINMDLVANTPRLPRPGETLTGHRFTTIPGGKGANQAVAVARLGIPTEMVGRVGGDRFGEELLTSLRASGVGCDRVLQDNTTHSGVAMIAVDDSAENQIIVIPGANGQVDPTDLQRFTDVLSTASALLLQLEIPLPAVVAAAQAAKAAGVPVILDPAPAPTHLPDELYPLIEILTPNQIEAGQLVGFEVNTLDLAADAATVLHQRGVSTVIVKLGKQGALCSPANGEPFQVPAFVVKAIDTVAAGDAFNGGLAAALAEGLSLRQATRWAAATAALSVTKVGAQSSMPSREELEAFLATPGV; from the coding sequence ATGCCCATCATCGTATTTGGCAGCATCAACATGGATTTGGTCGCAAACACACCCCGTTTGCCCCGTCCTGGAGAAACCCTGACAGGGCATCGTTTTACAACTATTCCGGGTGGTAAGGGAGCCAATCAAGCTGTGGCAGTTGCTCGATTAGGAATACCCACGGAGATGGTGGGGCGAGTCGGGGGCGATCGCTTCGGCGAGGAACTACTGACCAGCTTACGGGCATCGGGGGTGGGGTGCGATCGCGTTCTTCAGGACAACACAACCCACTCTGGAGTGGCGATGATTGCGGTGGATGACTCCGCTGAAAATCAAATCATTGTCATCCCTGGGGCAAATGGACAGGTTGACCCTACTGATCTGCAACGATTCACCGACGTTTTATCGACTGCCAGTGCGCTGCTCCTGCAACTGGAGATTCCTCTGCCTGCTGTCGTTGCAGCCGCTCAAGCTGCCAAAGCGGCAGGGGTTCCCGTTATCCTCGACCCGGCTCCGGCTCCGACTCACTTGCCGGATGAGTTGTATCCTCTCATCGAGATCCTCACTCCCAATCAAATTGAGGCAGGTCAACTGGTGGGGTTTGAAGTCAATACCCTGGATCTGGCAGCCGATGCGGCAACTGTACTCCATCAACGAGGTGTATCAACAGTCATCGTCAAATTAGGCAAACAAGGAGCCCTCTGTAGCCCAGCGAACGGAGAACCATTTCAGGTGCCTGCATTTGTGGTAAAAGCGATCGACACGGTTGCAGCAGGGGATGCTTTTAACGGGGGATTAGCGGCTGCATTGGCAGAAGGGCTGTCCCTACGACAAGCCACCCGATGGGCAGCCGCCACGGCTGCCCTATCCGTTACTAAAGTCGGAGCACAATCCTCTATGCCCAGCCGAGAGGAGTTGGAGGCGTTTTTAGCAACCCCTGGGGTTTGA
- a CDS encoding isoaspartyl peptidase/L-asparaginase: MPTGQFQPKLIIHGGAGSSLKGKGGVEAVRQSLYAVIQDVYALLLSGASAEAAVVRGCELLEDDPRFNAGTGSVLQSDGQIRMSASLMNGMAQRFSGVINVSRVKNPINLAQFLQDSDDRILSDHGSAELLRELQIPAYDPLTELRLQEWILERQGNFSKEMAGVVAEKELVTEAGRGTIGVVVLDSQGRLAAGTSTGGKGFERIGRVSDSAMPAGNYATAHAAVSCTGIGEDIIDECLAARIVVRVTDGLPLSEALARSFLEAHQHNRDFGAIAIDAHGAIGWGKTSEVLLAAYHDGDRIGDTLELPTGLQTGASDG; the protein is encoded by the coding sequence ATGCCAACGGGTCAATTTCAACCCAAACTGATTATCCATGGTGGAGCCGGAAGCTCCTTAAAAGGTAAGGGTGGTGTCGAAGCGGTTCGTCAATCCCTCTATGCGGTTATTCAAGATGTGTACGCCCTATTGTTATCTGGGGCGAGTGCTGAAGCGGCTGTTGTCCGTGGATGCGAGTTACTGGAGGACGATCCCCGGTTTAATGCTGGGACTGGGTCAGTGCTGCAATCTGATGGGCAGATTCGCATGAGTGCCTCGCTAATGAACGGCATGGCACAACGGTTTAGCGGTGTCATTAACGTGTCGCGGGTAAAGAACCCGATTAACCTGGCGCAGTTTTTGCAAGACTCAGACGATCGCATCTTGTCAGATCATGGTTCTGCGGAACTGCTGCGAGAACTGCAAATCCCAGCCTACGATCCCCTGACCGAGCTTCGCTTGCAAGAGTGGATTCTGGAGCGGCAGGGTAACTTCTCGAAAGAGATGGCAGGTGTGGTAGCTGAAAAGGAACTGGTGACAGAAGCTGGACGCGGCACGATTGGGGTCGTTGTGTTGGATAGCCAGGGACGCTTAGCTGCCGGAACGTCAACCGGGGGCAAAGGCTTTGAGCGCATTGGTCGAGTCAGCGACTCTGCGATGCCTGCCGGAAACTATGCCACAGCCCATGCTGCCGTGAGTTGTACGGGCATTGGGGAAGACATCATTGATGAGTGTCTGGCAGCCCGTATCGTCGTTCGAGTCACAGACGGATTACCGCTATCAGAGGCATTGGCTCGATCGTTCCTGGAGGCACACCAGCATAACCGTGACTTTGGGGCGATCGCCATTGATGCACATGGGGCGATCGGATGGGGCAAGACCAGTGAAGTTCTGCTGGCGGCATATCACGATGGCGATCGCATTGGTGATACGCTGGAACTCCCAACCGGACTGCAAACGGGTGCATCTGACGGTTAG
- a CDS encoding DUF2256 domain-containing protein, translating to MARARSKSDLPTKMCPVCQRPFTWRKKWEDCWDEVKYCSERCRRRRSTAKADPEEEKF from the coding sequence ATGGCGCGTGCTCGTTCTAAATCTGATTTGCCAACAAAAATGTGTCCGGTATGCCAGCGACCTTTTACTTGGCGTAAAAAATGGGAAGATTGTTGGGATGAGGTGAAATACTGCTCAGAGCGTTGTCGGCGTCGTCGTTCTACAGCAAAAGCCGACCCCGAAGAAGAGAAATTTTAG
- the typA gene encoding translational GTPase TypA, which produces MTLPIRNVAIIAHVDHGKTTLVDALLKQSGTFREGEEVPDCVMDSNTLERERGITILSKNTAVRYKDTLINIVDTPGHADFGGEVERVLGMVDGCILIVDANEGPMPQTRFVLKKALEKGLRPIVVVNKIDRPQADPYGAIDKVLDLFLELGADDDQCEFPYLFASGLSGYAKDALDDEPVDMAPLFEAILRHVPPPVGDVDKPLQLQVTTLDYSDYLGRIVIGRIHNGTIQMGQQAALVKEDGSIVKAKITKLMGFEGLKRVDLQQASAGNIVAVSGFADANIGETITCPNEPQALPLIKVDEPTLQMTFSVNDSPFAGQEGTYVTSRQVRDRLFRELETNVALRVEETDSPDKYSVSGRGELHLGILIETMRREGYEFQVSQPQVIYREVSGQPCEPYELLVLDIPEEAVGGCIERLGQRKGEMQDMRVGGNGRTQLEFVIPARGLIGFRGEFMRLTRGEGIMNHSFLDYRPLSGDIEARRNGVLISFEEGTATFYAMKNAEDRGVFFITPGTRVYKGMIVGEHNRPQDLELNVCKTKQLTNHRAASGEELVQLQAPVDMSLERALEYIGPDELLEVTPESIRLRKLSKKLVKR; this is translated from the coding sequence ATGACTCTGCCGATTCGCAATGTCGCCATCATTGCCCACGTTGACCATGGCAAGACAACACTGGTTGATGCTCTGCTGAAACAGTCTGGTACATTTCGAGAAGGCGAAGAAGTTCCAGATTGCGTCATGGACTCCAATACGTTGGAGCGTGAGCGGGGAATCACCATTTTGTCTAAGAACACCGCTGTTCGCTACAAAGACACTCTCATCAACATCGTCGATACTCCGGGTCACGCTGACTTTGGCGGTGAGGTAGAGCGTGTGTTAGGCATGGTAGATGGCTGCATCCTGATTGTAGATGCCAACGAAGGCCCGATGCCCCAAACTCGGTTTGTACTGAAGAAGGCTCTGGAAAAAGGGCTACGTCCCATCGTCGTTGTGAACAAGATTGACCGTCCCCAGGCTGATCCCTATGGGGCGATTGATAAGGTGCTGGATCTGTTCCTGGAACTGGGCGCAGACGATGACCAGTGCGAATTCCCCTATTTATTTGCGTCCGGTCTATCCGGCTATGCCAAAGATGCACTGGACGATGAGCCTGTCGATATGGCTCCCCTGTTTGAAGCAATTCTGCGGCACGTTCCACCCCCTGTTGGTGATGTGGATAAGCCTCTGCAACTGCAAGTCACCACGCTGGACTACTCCGATTATCTCGGTCGCATCGTCATCGGCAGAATCCACAACGGTACAATCCAGATGGGTCAGCAGGCGGCTCTGGTGAAGGAAGATGGCTCTATCGTCAAAGCCAAAATCACAAAGCTGATGGGCTTTGAGGGTCTGAAGCGAGTTGACCTGCAACAGGCGAGCGCAGGCAACATTGTTGCAGTATCGGGTTTTGCAGATGCCAATATTGGTGAAACCATTACCTGCCCTAACGAACCGCAGGCGTTGCCCCTGATCAAGGTGGACGAGCCAACTCTGCAAATGACCTTCTCCGTCAATGACTCTCCCTTTGCGGGTCAAGAGGGTACCTACGTGACCTCCCGGCAAGTGCGCGATCGCCTCTTCCGGGAATTGGAAACCAACGTGGCTCTGCGGGTTGAAGAGACTGACTCCCCTGATAAGTACTCTGTGTCGGGTCGGGGTGAGTTGCACCTAGGCATTTTGATCGAAACCATGCGCCGTGAAGGCTATGAGTTTCAGGTATCTCAGCCGCAGGTGATTTACCGCGAAGTTAGTGGTCAGCCCTGTGAGCCTTACGAATTGCTGGTGCTGGACATTCCCGAAGAAGCCGTTGGCGGTTGCATTGAGCGATTGGGTCAGCGTAAAGGCGAAATGCAAGACATGCGGGTTGGCGGCAATGGTCGCACCCAATTGGAGTTTGTGATTCCAGCACGGGGCTTGATCGGCTTCCGGGGTGAGTTTATGCGCCTGACTCGTGGGGAAGGCATTATGAACCACAGCTTCCTGGATTACCGTCCGCTGTCGGGTGATATCGAAGCGCGTCGCAATGGGGTATTGATCTCCTTTGAGGAAGGCACAGCAACCTTCTATGCCATGAAGAACGCGGAAGACCGGGGCGTATTTTTCATCACGCCTGGAACGCGGGTTTACAAAGGCATGATCGTTGGGGAGCACAACCGTCCTCAAGATCTGGAACTCAATGTCTGCAAAACGAAGCAGTTGACCAACCACCGAGCCGCTAGCGGTGAGGAATTGGTGCAGTTGCAGGCTCCAGTGGATATGAGCCTGGAGCGGGCACTGGAGTACATCGGACCGGATGAACTGCTGGAAGTTACCCCTGAGTCAATTCGCCTCCGCAAGCTGTCGAAGAAGCTCGTCAAACGTTAA